A genome region from Mycolicibacterium litorale includes the following:
- a CDS encoding SDR family oxidoreductase has translation MGTYAVTGSASGMGRETVDRLRADGHRVIGVDLKEADVVADLSTHDGRARAVAQVISAADGHLDGAVLAAGIGPGNGAGRARLIAEVNYRGVVELLEGWRPALAAAGNAKVVVISSNSTTTTPMVPERAVKALLAGDVDKAVRAVRLFGPVAPALIYAASKIAVSRWVRRHAVRPEWARAGIRLNALAPGAIMTPLLEEQLASPRQAKAVQRFPVPVGGFGDAGQLADWIRFMLSDAADFLCGSIVFVDGGTDAHFRPDDWPEPVPARRLVGYLRRFRN, from the coding sequence ATGGGCACCTATGCGGTAACGGGTTCGGCATCGGGAATGGGACGCGAAACGGTCGACCGGTTGCGGGCGGACGGTCACCGGGTCATCGGCGTCGATCTGAAAGAGGCCGACGTGGTCGCCGACCTGTCGACCCACGACGGACGCGCACGGGCGGTCGCGCAGGTGATCAGTGCAGCGGACGGTCACCTCGACGGCGCCGTGCTCGCCGCGGGTATCGGGCCCGGCAACGGCGCGGGACGGGCGCGGCTGATCGCCGAGGTGAACTATCGTGGCGTCGTCGAACTGCTCGAGGGTTGGCGACCCGCGCTGGCGGCTGCCGGCAATGCGAAAGTCGTTGTCATCTCCAGTAATTCCACCACCACGACGCCGATGGTGCCCGAGCGCGCGGTGAAGGCGCTGCTCGCCGGCGACGTCGACAAGGCGGTTCGCGCGGTGCGGCTGTTCGGACCGGTGGCGCCGGCGCTCATCTACGCGGCGTCGAAGATCGCCGTCAGCCGCTGGGTACGGCGCCATGCGGTCCGGCCGGAGTGGGCGCGCGCCGGTATCCGGTTGAACGCGTTGGCACCCGGGGCCATCATGACGCCGCTGCTCGAGGAGCAGTTGGCGTCGCCGCGGCAGGCCAAGGCGGTCCAGCGGTTCCCCGTCCCGGTGGGCGGTTTCGGGGACGCCGGTCAACTCGCCGACTGGATCCGGTTCATGCTGTCCGACGCGGCCGACTTCCTCTGCGGCAGTATCGTCTTCGTGGATGGAGGCACCGACGCCCACTTCCGTCCGGACGACTGGCCCGAGCCGGTTCCCGCCCGCCGGCTCGTGGGGTACCTCAGGCGGTTCCGCAACTAG